In Musa acuminata AAA Group cultivar baxijiao chromosome BXJ2-8, Cavendish_Baxijiao_AAA, whole genome shotgun sequence, one genomic interval encodes:
- the LOC135618518 gene encoding ninja-family protein Os07g0602900-like, producing MELLPARRAASADPKAEDGEGVELTLGLAIGGSTRKTPEPRKEAEGPRKGGIFDLPDGASAEDRAAMDAQMLRSRARDRAVREEEALSGDRSRPSRTDGGNGVRWPRVAPVSPPNPNAHPNPFGFGHHHPFPVMYPHQQVQYVPVPNGFGFPFVMPCWAPTISAVAGGLNRLERKVYQPLSGRGFPVQGTAAGPCDGDSSGSKGIEAAKDVNTSLNSDSSGSSSSAISDRRSGSFGGGSISSGDSRSHRSLQKAEKPAAPPSAEGGSGNNALTSCLTSNAKPARFGAQLERAGSVNKSGKPSALPRMPLVSATGDAPHGRTIHGLLYRCTKSEVRILCVCHGNSFTPVEFVRHAGGADVSQPLKRIVVVQPGW from the exons ATGGAGTTGTTGCCTGCGAGGAGGGCGGCGTCAGCGGACCCGAAGGCGGAGGACGGCGAGGGAGTCGAGCTCACCCTCGGCCTCGCCATCGGCGGGAGCACCCGGAAGACCCCCGAGCCGAGGAAGGAAGCGGAGGGACCCCGTAAAGGTGGGATCTTTGACCTCCCGGACGGAGCATCGGCGGAGGATCGCGCGGCGATGGATGCCCAGATGCTGCGGTCTAGGGCGCGAGATCGGGCGGTGAGGGAGGAGGAGGCCCTGTCAGGCGACCGGTCGAGGCCCAGCCGCACGGATGGAGGCAATGGCGTTCGATGGCCCCGCGTTGCCCCTGTCTCCCCCCCCAACCCTAACGCTCACCCTAATCCCTTTGGGTTTGGCCACCATCACCCGTTCCCGGTGATGTACCCTCACCAGCAGGTGCAGTACGTGCCGGTGCCCAACGGGTTCGGGTTCCCGTTCGTGATGCCGTGCTGGGCCCCGACCATCTCGGCGGTGGCCGGCGGACTGAACCGGCTCGAAAGGAAGGTGTACCAGCCGTTGTCCGGCCGTGGGTTCCCCGTTCAGGGGACGGCTGCAGGGCCGTGTGATGGTGATTCCAGCGGGAGTAAGGGGATCGAAGCCGCCAAGGACGTGAACACCTCGCTCAACTCGGATTCATCCGGGAGCAGCTCTTCTGCAATCTCCGATCGCCGGAGCGGATCCTTTGGAG GAGGAAGCATCAGTAGCGGCGACTCCAGGAGCCATCGGAGCCTTCAAAAGGCAGAGAAGCCTGCAGCACCGCCATCGGCGGAAGGAGGTAGCGGCAACAACGCACTAACGTCTTGCTTGACGTCGAACGCCAAGCCGGCCAGGTTTGGGGCTCAGCTGGAGCGCGCGGGCTCCGTAAACAAGTCCGGGAAACCGTCGGCCCTGCCCCGAATGCCGCTCGTCTCAGCCACGGGCGACGCGCCCCACGGGAGGACCATCCACGGTCTCCTCTACCGGTGTACCAAGTCGGAGGTGAGGATTCTGTGCGTTTGCCATGGAAACTCGTTCACGCCGGTGGAGTTCGTCAGGCATGCTGGTGGCGCCGACGTTTCGCAGCCGTTGAAGCGGATTGTTGTGGTTCAACCAGGGTGGTAG